The Lysobacter enzymogenes genome window below encodes:
- the fliF gene encoding flagellar basal-body MS-ring/collar protein FliF — protein MDTATQSPAPDGLLARLPGDPRQRQILVAVALSLLIFALLLGGYLMLRPNYIVLFRGLKPLDAAAVVKELEKEKIPYRYDEAANAILVPEGESKAARIKLGSADLRLQDVVGLELFKDSDLGLTEFAQKVNYQRALQGEVARTLMSLEEVDMARVHLTLPESSIFRRDQAKPKASVTIFPKGEAPLGEDSIRGIQKLVAASVPGMTPADVIVLDQRGAAATADEIGEVSDPKFALKQAIERSYEKKIAEQLARVLRETGATVSVNADINFDQVQTTRETGVAPPAEAASRALPPLPAVAGATAAPGAADPLPPLPASAAAPVAPVRTNRVLEQIVSAPGTVRRLSVAIVLEQEPPAELVDKLQAVVTASAGIDSKRGDVVSIVVRDPALPVAAAATPVRALPALASARAQERPAPAFAAKDAALIGVAALLLLLGVVAWRVLRRRDPAPRRLSAAEREEFAARLKRLLDAQGEAHVRP, from the coding sequence ATGGACACCGCCACCCAATCTCCCGCGCCCGACGGCTTGCTCGCGCGCCTTCCCGGCGACCCGCGCCAGCGCCAGATCCTGGTCGCCGTCGCCTTGTCGCTGCTGATCTTCGCCCTGCTCCTGGGCGGCTACCTGATGCTGCGCCCGAACTACATCGTGCTGTTCCGCGGGCTCAAGCCGCTGGACGCGGCGGCGGTGGTGAAGGAGCTGGAGAAGGAGAAGATCCCTTACCGCTACGACGAAGCCGCGAACGCCATCCTGGTGCCGGAAGGCGAGTCCAAGGCCGCGCGGATCAAGCTCGGCAGCGCCGACCTGCGCCTGCAGGACGTGGTCGGCCTGGAACTGTTCAAGGACTCCGACCTGGGCCTGACCGAGTTCGCGCAGAAGGTGAACTACCAGCGCGCGCTGCAGGGCGAGGTCGCGCGCACGCTGATGTCGCTGGAAGAAGTCGACATGGCGCGGGTCCACCTGACCCTGCCGGAGTCGTCGATCTTCCGCCGCGACCAGGCCAAGCCGAAAGCGTCGGTGACGATCTTCCCGAAGGGCGAGGCGCCGCTCGGCGAGGACAGCATCCGCGGCATCCAGAAGCTCGTCGCCGCGTCGGTGCCGGGGATGACGCCGGCCGACGTGATCGTGCTCGACCAGCGCGGCGCGGCCGCGACCGCGGACGAGATCGGCGAGGTGTCCGATCCCAAGTTCGCGCTCAAGCAGGCGATCGAGCGCAGCTACGAGAAGAAGATCGCCGAGCAGCTGGCGCGGGTGCTGCGCGAGACCGGCGCCACCGTCAGCGTCAACGCCGACATCAATTTCGATCAGGTCCAGACCACCCGCGAAACCGGCGTGGCGCCGCCGGCCGAGGCCGCATCGCGCGCGCTGCCGCCGTTGCCTGCGGTGGCCGGCGCCACCGCCGCGCCGGGCGCGGCCGATCCGTTGCCGCCGCTGCCGGCGTCCGCCGCGGCGCCGGTCGCGCCGGTGCGCACCAACCGCGTGCTCGAGCAGATCGTCAGCGCGCCGGGCACGGTGCGCCGGCTCAGCGTGGCGATCGTGCTGGAACAAGAGCCGCCGGCCGAGCTCGTGGACAAGTTGCAGGCGGTGGTGACGGCTTCGGCCGGCATCGACAGCAAGCGCGGCGACGTGGTGTCGATCGTGGTGCGCGATCCGGCGCTGCCGGTCGCGGCCGCGGCGACGCCGGTGCGTGCGCTGCCCGCGCTGGCGTCGGCGCGCGCGCAGGAACGGCCTGCGCCGGCGTTCGCCGCCAAGGACGCGGCGCTGATCGGCGTGGCCGCGCTGCTGCTGTTGCTCGGCGTCGTCGCCTGGCGCGTGCTGCGCCGGCGCGATCCGGCGCCGCGCCGGCTCAGCGCCGCCGAGCGCGAGGAATTCGCCGCGCGGCTCAAGCGCTTGCTCGACGCACAAGGAGAGGCGCATGTCCGCCCCTGA
- a CDS encoding flagellar basal body rod protein FlgC, whose product MSDTLFAIARSGMDVERLRMEVIAQNLANAGAARLPGGEGYQPMRLVSGPNAVSGFEQALGDAARGYTVHAPEALAGTRSYGVQATAAPPRIVHEPANPLADQDGNVAYPGVDHAGEMALMVQTQRIYEANVVMYNSARSMFMRAMDIGGNSP is encoded by the coding sequence ATGAGCGACACGCTATTCGCCATCGCCCGCTCCGGCATGGACGTCGAACGCCTGCGCATGGAAGTGATCGCGCAGAACCTGGCCAACGCCGGCGCCGCGCGCCTGCCCGGCGGCGAGGGCTACCAGCCGATGCGGCTGGTGTCCGGCCCCAACGCCGTGTCCGGCTTCGAGCAGGCGCTCGGCGACGCCGCGCGCGGCTACACCGTGCACGCGCCCGAAGCGCTGGCCGGCACCCGCAGCTACGGCGTGCAGGCCACCGCGGCGCCGCCGCGGATCGTGCACGAACCGGCCAATCCGCTGGCCGACCAGGACGGCAACGTCGCCTACCCCGGCGTCGACCACGCCGGCGAGATGGCGCTGATGGTGCAGACCCAGCGCATCTACGAGGCCAACGTCGTCATGTACAACTCCGCGCGCAGCATGTTCATGCGCGCGATGGATATCGGAGGCAACAGCCCGTGA
- a CDS encoding flagellar hook capping FlgD N-terminal domain-containing protein yields the protein MAISPISGGGNAGTSQRIESLGLDMQSLLQIILTQLTYQDPLKPVDNFEFVSQLAQFTSLEQSRQLTDKMDQLLGVQSATQTLGLLGRSVDVQQGEGLISGVVKNVSFKNGAPELTITTVGGEFLANASLSQIVQVR from the coding sequence ATGGCGATTAGTCCCATCAGCGGCGGCGGCAACGCCGGCACGTCGCAACGCATCGAGTCGCTGGGCCTGGACATGCAGTCGCTGCTGCAGATCATCCTGACCCAGCTGACCTACCAGGATCCGCTCAAGCCGGTCGACAACTTCGAGTTCGTCTCGCAGCTGGCCCAGTTCACCTCGCTGGAACAAAGCCGTCAGCTCACCGACAAGATGGATCAGCTGCTGGGCGTGCAGTCGGCCACCCAGACCCTGGGCCTGCTCGGCCGCAGCGTCGACGTGCAGCAGGGCGAAGGCCTGATCTCCGGCGTGGTCAAGAACGTCTCGTTCAAGAACGGCGCGCCGGAGCTGACCATCACCACCGTCGGCGGCGAGTTCCTCGCCAACGCCTCCCTGTCCCAGATCGTGCAAGTGCGCTGA
- a CDS encoding flagellar basal body L-ring protein FlgH yields MNRRNRAPLSGALLALLIAAPAVAPATAADLYREETFQPLTSDRRAQRVGDLVTILVYENSSARNTADTTTKTDVSIGGNIKTLGDTSSDFTVGLGDRYGGRGQIQRSGNLLAQISATVTGTFPNGDLAISGEQRININGEKTQIRLTGKVRPNDIGQNNTVLSSRIADARIDYTGDGYVSDRTKPGLIPRILGWLGLW; encoded by the coding sequence ATGAACCGCCGCAACCGCGCGCCGCTGTCCGGCGCGCTGCTCGCCCTGCTGATCGCCGCGCCCGCCGTCGCGCCCGCCACCGCGGCCGACCTGTACCGCGAGGAGACGTTCCAGCCGCTGACCTCCGACCGCCGCGCCCAGCGCGTCGGCGATCTGGTCACCATCCTGGTCTACGAAAACTCCAGCGCGCGCAACACCGCCGACACCACCACCAAGACCGACGTCAGCATCGGCGGCAACATCAAGACGCTCGGCGACACCAGTTCCGACTTCACTGTCGGCCTCGGCGACCGCTACGGCGGCCGCGGCCAGATCCAGCGCAGCGGCAACCTGCTCGCGCAGATCAGCGCGACCGTCACCGGCACCTTTCCGAACGGCGATCTGGCCATCTCCGGCGAGCAGCGCATCAACATCAACGGCGAGAAAACCCAGATCCGCCTGACCGGCAAGGTCCGGCCCAACGACATCGGCCAGAACAACACCGTGCTGTCGAGCCGCATCGCCGACGCGCGCATCGACTACACCGGCGACGGCTACGTCAGCGACCGCACCAAGCCCGGCTTGATCCCGCGCATCCTCGGCTGGCTGGGGCTGTGGTGA
- a CDS encoding flagellar hook-basal body protein — MNGIFYIGATGLDAQGKAVETVANNVANINTAAYKRGTVSFSELLSASPTDAAAGDNVARSAAGVMANPTLHVFAQGDLRPTGNDMDLAVQGEGFLELAGGDGRTTLWRGGTLRVGADGYLTAANGMPLAAMISVPADAEAIHIGKNGLVTANLRNERTPVEIGQIELTVPADLQRMESLGDGLYALPDDALSATRSMPGEDKAGLLAQGFSEASNIKLADEMVSLMIYQRAYASSARLVQIGDELMGIANGLKR, encoded by the coding sequence ATGAACGGAATTTTCTATATCGGCGCGACCGGGCTGGACGCGCAGGGCAAGGCGGTGGAGACGGTCGCCAACAACGTCGCCAACATCAACACCGCCGCGTACAAGCGCGGCACGGTGTCGTTCTCGGAACTGCTCAGCGCCAGCCCGACCGACGCGGCCGCCGGCGACAACGTCGCGCGTTCGGCCGCCGGCGTCATGGCCAACCCGACCCTGCACGTGTTCGCCCAGGGCGACCTGCGCCCGACCGGCAACGACATGGACCTGGCCGTGCAGGGCGAAGGCTTCCTGGAACTGGCCGGCGGCGACGGCCGCACCACGCTGTGGCGCGGCGGCACCTTGCGGGTCGGCGCCGACGGCTATCTGACCGCGGCCAACGGCATGCCGCTGGCGGCGATGATCTCGGTGCCGGCCGATGCCGAGGCGATCCACATCGGCAAGAACGGGCTGGTGACCGCGAACCTGCGCAACGAACGCACGCCGGTGGAGATCGGCCAGATCGAGCTGACCGTGCCGGCCGACCTGCAGCGCATGGAATCGCTCGGCGACGGGCTGTACGCGCTGCCGGACGATGCGTTGTCGGCGACCCGCTCGATGCCGGGCGAGGACAAGGCCGGGCTGCTCGCGCAGGGCTTCAGCGAAGCCTCCAACATCAAGCTCGCCGACGAGATGGTCAGCCTGATGATCTATCAGCGCGCCTATGCCTCCAGCGCGCGGCTGGTGCAGATCGGCGACGAGCTGATGGGCATCGCCAACGGGCTCAAGCGCTGA
- a CDS encoding FliI/YscN family ATPase — MAVRALLDAIGRVDTATRLGTVTRIMPTFIEADGPGAPLGSLCRVRAGGHGGAELLAEVAKVETGRITLAPYGPVSAAHVGDTVEALRVGATFPVGPQYLGRVVDPMGAPLDGGPAIGDCERDWPLSGAATAALDRLSPRQPLHSGLRAIDALLTLGVGQRVGIFAGSGVGKTTLLADLAGNVEADVCVLCLVGERGREADDFWRHALDERARQRSVMVVATSDQPAILRARSVLAALSLAEYFRAQGKHVLLLLDSITRYALALREIGLAAGEPPTVRAYTPSVFAALPKAIERCGALRQGGAITALMTVLAETDDIDDPMTETLRALLDGHIVLTRALAEQGHYPAIDVPRSISRVFAQVTQPEHRAAAKTAVAQLSLYDSSRTLVESGLYADGSNPELDRTLRTRPALIDFLRQDSGRADTAAASVERLRALLAAGEGVAR, encoded by the coding sequence ATGGCCGTGCGCGCGCTGCTCGATGCGATCGGCCGGGTCGACACCGCGACCCGGCTCGGCACCGTGACCCGGATCATGCCGACCTTCATCGAGGCCGACGGCCCCGGCGCGCCGCTGGGCTCGCTGTGCCGCGTGCGCGCCGGCGGCCACGGCGGCGCCGAGCTGCTGGCGGAAGTGGCCAAGGTCGAGACCGGCCGCATCACCCTGGCGCCGTACGGCCCGGTGTCGGCCGCGCATGTCGGCGACACGGTCGAAGCGCTGCGCGTGGGCGCGACGTTCCCGGTCGGCCCGCAATACCTCGGCCGCGTCGTCGACCCGATGGGCGCGCCGCTCGACGGCGGCCCCGCGATCGGCGACTGCGAACGCGACTGGCCGCTGAGCGGCGCCGCGACCGCCGCGCTGGATCGGCTGTCGCCGCGGCAACCGCTGCACAGCGGGCTGCGTGCGATCGATGCGCTGCTGACCCTCGGCGTCGGCCAGCGCGTCGGCATCTTCGCCGGCAGCGGCGTCGGCAAGACCACGCTGCTGGCCGATCTGGCCGGCAACGTGGAGGCCGACGTGTGCGTGCTGTGCCTGGTCGGCGAACGCGGCCGCGAGGCCGACGACTTCTGGCGCCACGCGCTCGACGAACGCGCGCGCCAGCGCTCGGTGATGGTGGTGGCGACCTCCGACCAGCCGGCGATCCTGCGCGCGCGCAGCGTGCTGGCGGCGCTGTCGCTGGCCGAGTATTTCCGCGCCCAGGGCAAGCACGTGCTGCTGCTGTTGGATTCGATCACCCGCTACGCCCTGGCCTTGCGCGAAATAGGTTTGGCCGCCGGCGAGCCGCCGACCGTGCGCGCCTACACCCCGAGTGTGTTCGCCGCCCTGCCCAAGGCGATCGAACGCTGCGGCGCGCTGCGCCAGGGCGGCGCGATCACCGCGCTGATGACGGTGCTGGCCGAAACCGACGACATCGACGATCCGATGACCGAAACCCTGCGCGCGCTGCTCGACGGCCACATCGTGCTGACCCGCGCGCTGGCCGAACAAGGGCATTACCCGGCCATCGACGTGCCGCGCAGCATCAGCCGGGTGTTCGCCCAGGTCACCCAGCCCGAACACCGCGCCGCGGCCAAGACCGCAGTCGCGCAGCTGTCGCTGTACGACAGCTCGCGCACCCTGGTCGAATCCGGCCTGTACGCCGACGGCAGCAATCCCGAACTCGACCGCACGCTGCGCACGCGCCCGGCGCTGATCGATTTCCTGCGCCAGGACAGCGGCCGCGCCGACACCGCCGCGGCCAGCGTCGAACGCCTGCGCGCGCTGCTCGCCGCCGGCGAAGGGGTCGCGCGATGA
- a CDS encoding FliM/FliN family flagellar motor switch protein, with protein MSAATATSARESAAAPRWRPLGQADADWLRERAAAALRAWQDDWLDAGAFEVLDAQAFASGQPASAGGACWRAGAQLTARTEPGAWKRHALAAMALSAQAEAVPDELLEPVQEQLLDALLSRLAAALLDGAADSLAAFERAAPGTDSGFAAGGVRLRIGTARDPQLLDLDCAAELAWRRPLAAAPAAKRAEPAARAAALGDNTVQLSAVLGSCELTALQLSELAVGDVLTTAQLLHEPIQLRLHADGAAPRTIAHGRPGRAQQRLSIQLTTLQQK; from the coding sequence ATGAGCGCCGCGACTGCAACGTCTGCACGCGAAAGCGCCGCGGCGCCGCGCTGGCGGCCGCTCGGACAAGCCGATGCCGACTGGCTGCGCGAACGCGCAGCCGCGGCGTTGCGTGCGTGGCAGGACGACTGGCTCGACGCCGGCGCGTTCGAAGTGCTCGACGCGCAGGCCTTCGCTTCGGGCCAGCCGGCCTCCGCCGGCGGCGCCTGCTGGCGCGCCGGCGCGCAGCTGACGGCGCGCACCGAGCCCGGCGCGTGGAAGCGCCACGCGCTGGCGGCGATGGCCTTGTCGGCGCAGGCCGAGGCGGTGCCCGACGAGTTGCTCGAACCGGTGCAGGAGCAACTGCTCGACGCGCTGCTCTCGCGCCTCGCCGCCGCGTTGCTGGACGGCGCCGCGGACAGTCTCGCCGCATTCGAACGCGCGGCGCCGGGAACCGACAGCGGTTTCGCCGCCGGCGGCGTGCGCCTGCGCATCGGCACCGCGCGCGATCCGCAACTGCTCGACCTGGATTGCGCGGCCGAACTGGCGTGGCGGCGGCCGCTCGCCGCCGCGCCGGCGGCGAAGCGGGCCGAGCCCGCCGCGCGCGCCGCCGCGCTCGGCGACAACACCGTGCAGCTCTCGGCCGTGCTCGGCAGCTGCGAACTCACCGCGCTGCAACTCAGCGAACTGGCGGTCGGCGACGTGCTGACCACCGCGCAGCTGTTGCACGAACCGATCCAGCTGCGCCTGCACGCCGACGGCGCCGCGCCGCGCACCATCGCCCACGGCCGGCCGGGACGCGCGCAACAGCGGCTCTCGATCCAGCTCACCACCCTTCAGCAGAAGTGA
- a CDS encoding flagellar hook-basal body complex protein: MLDSIYIGMSGLTAHSKGLQTISNNVANLNTPGFKTTTPRFSDLYYGQQFFGQGPDSARVATAGSGVEYDYAALNFKQGEIRRSDGQLDLAIEGPGFLALLEDGKVRYARTGQFIIDDDGKVREKGSKLQLTTLGPDGTLQPITIDKLRSSAPKPTSSVKIDGSLLSMGSAGSGGTNPPTTAETFSIPNVELYDGSGAKIVATIKLTRDTVSPPIGTNGARWQVVLLDKDSKTLGQGEIRMIGRTPEPGADRITVTLTSANGVASRLDLDFSSIQYLSGNTNNSGLKVSKIDGYGAGTMSALRVDDKGALVVDYSNGQKEELGTVAMADFADPQRLVQLGDGVFDASQLPPPIFVGSKQGAGTLSSGVIEASNVDLSTEFGRLILIQRGFQASSQVISTANEMIMQLFQMKSGQG; this comes from the coding sequence ATGCTGGACAGCATCTACATCGGCATGAGCGGCCTGACCGCCCATTCCAAGGGTCTGCAGACCATCAGCAACAACGTCGCCAACCTCAACACCCCGGGCTTCAAGACCACCACGCCGCGGTTTTCCGACCTGTACTACGGCCAGCAGTTCTTCGGCCAGGGCCCGGATTCGGCGCGCGTGGCGACCGCCGGCAGCGGCGTGGAATACGACTACGCGGCGCTGAACTTCAAGCAGGGCGAGATCCGCCGCAGCGACGGTCAGCTCGACCTGGCGATCGAAGGCCCGGGCTTCCTGGCGCTGCTGGAAGACGGCAAGGTGCGTTACGCGCGCACCGGCCAGTTCATCATCGACGACGACGGCAAGGTGCGCGAGAAGGGCAGCAAGCTGCAACTGACCACGCTCGGCCCCGACGGCACCCTGCAGCCGATCACCATCGACAAGCTGCGCTCCAGCGCGCCCAAGCCGACCTCGTCGGTCAAGATCGACGGCTCGCTGCTGTCGATGGGCAGCGCCGGCAGCGGCGGCACCAATCCGCCGACCACGGCGGAGACGTTCTCGATTCCCAACGTCGAGCTCTACGACGGCTCCGGCGCCAAGATCGTCGCCACCATCAAGCTGACCCGCGACACCGTTTCGCCGCCGATCGGCACCAACGGCGCGCGCTGGCAGGTCGTCTTGCTGGACAAGGACTCCAAGACGCTCGGCCAGGGCGAGATCCGCATGATCGGCAGAACCCCCGAGCCGGGCGCCGACCGCATCACGGTCACCCTGACCTCGGCCAACGGCGTCGCCAGCAGGCTCGATCTGGATTTCTCCAGCATCCAGTACCTCAGCGGCAACACCAACAACTCCGGCCTCAAGGTCTCCAAGATCGACGGCTACGGCGCGGGCACGATGTCGGCGCTGCGCGTGGACGACAAGGGCGCGCTGGTCGTGGACTACTCGAACGGCCAGAAGGAAGAACTCGGCACGGTGGCGATGGCCGACTTCGCCGACCCGCAGCGGCTGGTGCAGCTCGGCGACGGTGTGTTCGACGCCTCGCAGCTGCCGCCGCCGATCTTCGTCGGCAGCAAGCAAGGCGCCGGCACCTTGTCGTCGGGCGTGATCGAGGCCTCCAACGTCGACCTGTCGACCGAGTTCGGCCGCCTGATCCTGATCCAGCGCGGCTTCCAGGCGTCTTCGCAAGTCATCAGCACCGCCAACGAAATGATCATGCAGCTGTTCCAGATGAAGAGCGGCCAAGGATGA
- the flgI gene encoding flagellar basal body P-ring protein FlgI: MTQTSLSRRALAALALAAALAAAAPAAFAAEDSAAGAVRLKDLGRFLGRRDNMLVGYGIVTGLAGSGDAPRNQATRQAMQNLLSQFDLTVPLEQIQSRNVAMVMITATLPATSNIGDKIDVNVTSTGDARSIAGGTLIMSALRGPDKRVYALAQGPITVGGYRFDGNGNLRQKNHPTVGVVSEGATVEVPVRAQIAARDGKLDYVLKNSDAVTSERVAARINQAFGAGAAVSLDPETVSIRAPQDPGRLNAYVASIEALAVVPDVASRVIINERTGTLAAGGDTRISPVTISHGDLRVSIDTEYTASQPNFIGIADDSVRSLIVGNSRLDVDEAGQHVAQTYKQTTVSELVASLAKARVSTRDVISILQAIKAAGALHADLIVQ; the protein is encoded by the coding sequence ATGACCCAGACTTCCCTCTCCCGCCGCGCGCTCGCCGCGCTCGCCCTCGCCGCCGCGCTCGCCGCGGCCGCGCCCGCCGCGTTCGCCGCCGAAGACAGCGCCGCCGGCGCGGTGCGGCTGAAAGACCTCGGCCGCTTCCTCGGCCGCCGCGACAACATGCTGGTCGGCTACGGCATCGTCACCGGCCTGGCCGGCTCGGGCGACGCGCCGCGCAACCAGGCCACCCGCCAGGCGATGCAGAACCTGCTGTCGCAGTTCGACCTGACCGTGCCGCTGGAGCAGATCCAGAGCCGCAACGTGGCGATGGTGATGATCACCGCGACGCTGCCGGCCACCTCCAACATCGGCGACAAGATCGACGTCAACGTCACCTCGACCGGCGATGCGCGCAGCATCGCCGGCGGCACCCTCATCATGAGCGCGCTGCGCGGGCCGGACAAACGCGTCTACGCGCTGGCGCAAGGCCCGATCACGGTCGGCGGCTACCGCTTCGACGGCAACGGCAACCTGCGCCAGAAGAACCACCCGACCGTCGGCGTGGTGTCCGAGGGCGCGACCGTCGAAGTGCCGGTGCGCGCGCAGATCGCCGCGCGCGACGGCAAGCTCGACTACGTGCTCAAGAACAGCGACGCGGTCACCTCCGAACGCGTCGCCGCGCGCATCAACCAGGCTTTCGGCGCCGGCGCGGCGGTGTCGCTGGATCCGGAAACCGTCAGCATCCGCGCGCCGCAGGATCCGGGCCGGCTCAACGCTTACGTGGCCTCGATCGAAGCGTTGGCGGTGGTGCCCGACGTGGCGTCGCGGGTCATCATCAACGAGCGCACCGGCACCCTCGCCGCCGGCGGCGACACCCGCATCTCGCCGGTGACGATCTCGCACGGCGACCTGCGCGTGTCGATCGACACCGAGTACACCGCCTCGCAGCCGAACTTCATCGGCATCGCCGACGACTCGGTGCGCAGCCTGATCGTCGGCAACAGCCGCCTGGACGTCGACGAAGCCGGCCAGCACGTGGCCCAGACCTACAAGCAGACCACCGTGTCCGAGCTGGTCGCCAGCCTGGCCAAGGCGCGGGTCAGCACCCGCGACGTGATTTCCATCCTTCAGGCGATCAAGGCCGCCGGCGCGCTGCACGCCGACCTGATCGTCCAGTAA
- the fliN gene encoding flagellar motor switch protein FliN, with product MNTPLGVSKIDIMQIDLPEHAAAAPVAGDKPGQRIPLDMLGEIAVKVEIQLGTARLTVKELMALQAGSMLTLDQHLSQDVDVLLNERVVARGEVVAVGDHFGVRIKQLGAA from the coding sequence ATGAATACCCCGCTCGGCGTCAGCAAGATCGACATCATGCAGATCGACCTTCCCGAACACGCGGCCGCCGCGCCGGTCGCCGGCGACAAGCCGGGCCAGCGCATTCCGCTGGACATGCTCGGCGAGATCGCGGTCAAGGTCGAAATCCAGCTCGGCACGGCCCGGCTCACGGTCAAGGAACTGATGGCCTTGCAGGCCGGTTCGATGCTGACCCTGGACCAGCACCTGTCGCAGGACGTGGACGTGCTGCTCAACGAACGCGTGGTCGCGCGCGGCGAAGTGGTCGCGGTCGGCGATCACTTCGGCGTG
- a CDS encoding flagellar basal body rod protein FlgB has translation MTSPVLEAIVSKALDGLHLREVATSHNVANASSPGFVPVRVSFEGQLQELAQATAGLAPQQRAEQFAALQPQVAASADPAERSVKIDQEIAIASETSVRYAMLIGMLNRSLQIQQLAIRGS, from the coding sequence ATGACATCGCCGGTACTCGAAGCGATCGTAAGCAAGGCCCTGGACGGCCTGCACCTGCGCGAGGTCGCCACTTCGCACAACGTCGCCAACGCCTCCTCGCCCGGTTTCGTGCCGGTGCGGGTGAGCTTCGAAGGCCAGTTGCAGGAGCTCGCCCAGGCCACGGCCGGGCTCGCGCCGCAACAGCGCGCCGAACAGTTCGCCGCGTTGCAGCCGCAGGTCGCCGCGTCGGCCGACCCGGCCGAGCGCAGCGTCAAGATCGACCAGGAAATCGCCATCGCCTCGGAGACCTCGGTGCGCTACGCGATGCTGATCGGCATGCTCAACCGCAGCCTGCAGATCCAGCAGCTGGCGATCCGCGGGAGCTGA
- the fliE gene encoding flagellar hook-basal body complex protein FliE, whose translation MSIDAIAALSAAQISATAAAAAPQAAAPQAAGQSFGSMLLANVMHADASVQAAEQAVQAFAVDGQAPPHQVMLALEEARMSLHFALQVRNRLVEGYQELMRMQL comes from the coding sequence GTGAGCATCGACGCCATCGCCGCGCTGAGCGCGGCGCAGATTTCCGCCACCGCCGCCGCAGCGGCGCCGCAAGCCGCCGCGCCGCAAGCCGCGGGCCAGAGTTTCGGCTCGATGCTGCTGGCCAACGTCATGCACGCCGACGCCTCGGTGCAGGCCGCCGAACAGGCGGTGCAGGCGTTCGCCGTCGACGGCCAGGCGCCGCCGCACCAGGTCATGCTCGCGCTGGAGGAGGCGCGCATGTCCCTGCATTTCGCCCTGCAGGTGCGCAATCGCCTGGTCGAGGGTTACCAAGAACTGATGCGCATGCAGCTCTGA
- a CDS encoding flagellar hook-basal body protein yields MDNLMLTATQMIARESQRVEVSANNIANVATPGFKRELAFQSVLGAEAAQQLQQQTLDAATGVAPDAGLREGATQAPAASRAMRRATDFAAGKLQHTGNPYDLSVTGPGFLQLATARGYVYARTAALHRDGEGRLVTAQGWRLQAAGGGDVTVSGENWKLERDGTVLDAGNPASAVRLVEFEQLDRLTRAGGNAFLAPDDARMSERLPGAQGPALASAVQQGYLEAANVSVGDDMVQIMEAMRRIESAQKLVHAYDDMVGSALQRLGGM; encoded by the coding sequence ATGGACAATCTGATGCTGACGGCCACCCAGATGATCGCGCGCGAATCGCAGCGCGTGGAAGTCTCAGCCAATAACATCGCCAACGTCGCCACGCCGGGCTTCAAGCGCGAACTCGCGTTCCAGAGCGTGCTCGGCGCCGAAGCCGCGCAGCAGTTGCAGCAGCAGACGCTCGACGCCGCCACCGGCGTCGCCCCGGATGCCGGCCTGCGCGAAGGCGCGACGCAGGCGCCGGCCGCGAGCCGGGCGATGCGCCGCGCGACCGACTTCGCCGCCGGCAAGTTGCAGCACACCGGCAATCCTTACGACCTCAGCGTCACTGGGCCCGGCTTCCTGCAACTGGCGACCGCGCGCGGCTACGTCTACGCGCGCACCGCCGCGCTGCACCGCGACGGCGAAGGCCGCCTGGTCACCGCGCAAGGCTGGCGCCTGCAGGCGGCCGGCGGCGGCGACGTCACCGTGTCCGGCGAGAACTGGAAGCTGGAACGCGACGGCACCGTGCTCGATGCCGGCAATCCCGCGTCGGCGGTGCGGCTGGTCGAGTTCGAACAGCTCGACCGCCTGACCCGCGCCGGCGGCAACGCCTTCCTCGCGCCCGACGACGCGCGCATGAGCGAGCGCTTGCCCGGCGCGCAGGGCCCGGCGCTGGCCAGCGCGGTGCAGCAAGGCTACCTGGAAGCGGCCAACGTCTCGGTCGGCGACGACATGGTCCAGATCATGGAAGCGATGCGCCGCATCGAATCCGCACAAAAGCTCGTCCATGCCTACGACGACATGGTCGGCAGCGCACTGCAACGCCTCGGAGGCATGTAA